GATCCTATTCCTCCAAGCAGTCATGTATGTTCTTGGGTGAATGGGCAAATATCCAGAAAGACCTTTCAAAAACGGTTCAAGGTGTACATTTAATTCTAACTCccgaatttaattgatttcgtACTACCTAAAAGTTCAGCAACAGGATCAGTCAGGTTAACTCCTCTTGCAAGCCAGTGTTGTatcctttcaaaattgaatgcCACTAGCTTTTGGTTTCTTTCATTTGGCAACGGATCATACGAGCCGACCTGTTCAATTACTGGCATGTGCTGGTCGGTGCgttgctgcaaaattttaattattaatatcgaGTATGTATTGGtgatgtaattaaataatttatataccTCTGCAACGACGATATGGAAGAATGGTCTGTTTGCGCAGCCCATGCGGAcaaatctaattattttcttcgaaTCATCTTTGTATGAAGCTCCTCCGCTGGCTGGTTTGATAACGTTTCTCCAGTGAATTATCCTCTTGGCAGCCatatccaattaattttaaataacctaAAATACCCAATacaatatttatgttttagtTCCTGAGTTTATAGTGTAAAAGTgtacttaatatttttaaaaagagaattcctttatttacacatttttccCAAGATTCGGAGTGTGTATGTAAATATGAGAACACTTCTTCAAATctttatatatacatatgtgTTGATACATGCAAGACAAGTATGAATatgtttacaaataaattttataattttccttaCGGTCTTTGGGTTACTAGACGTTCGATTAATACTCAACATCAAGCATTAAATAATCCAACTAAATCCTGATCCTGCTCTATAATTTCCTTGCTTGCTCTCCAacttcgatttttatttttttctcgtcCCTCAACACACACACCCCCTTCACTTGCATCGGTGCTCCTGCGCACGTGCTCTGTGCTGCACGACACAcccatttataaaatttggcaTTGGAGCTCTCGTTACTCTTTGGCTCTTTTgatatgtaaataaatataaaacaataatacatATCACTCTTTTCGGTTTGCAAATTATTCTATCTACTAGAAGTTTAAAGTAAGGTTTAGCAGGGTGAGTCTTATAAATCactcaaatcaaataaatacacaacaaaaataatttaataaatagtttCACGTCTTCTGCAATCGATTGGACCGAATTTTTGACTTCTTTTGGTTCAATGACTTCGTCCCTGTGAGTTtgagttgaattaatttttccttattttgtTTACTTACCTTTATGAATTTTCTTATTATCTGTAGGGTGTTGACTGTCCCATTCGCTTCTAAGCGTGAAGCTGAAATTGTTTATGATGTCCTCAGAGTGGATGAAGAGCCTAAACGTGGAGGCACAAAGAAAACGCTGAAGCTAATCGATTCAACAATTGAAGTGTAagctaaattttcctcaaagtaCCTTatcatgaaacaaaaataaaaaatttcagttccTTTGAAGCCCCTGAAGTGAGGCATTTGAGGGTGGCATCCAACTCATTTTTTGAACACCTCATTCTCGTCCAAGAGACCATCAAAGCATTCGGACCACCAAAGACGGAGAAATATGAGCACTGGTAGCCGCAAAGAACAGCAGGTGCACACACCCGCACCAACACCCAGCAGAGCAATCCAGGGCTTGGTGCTGTATCTAGGCTGTAGGGGTGCATTTATATTCTACCTGATATGGGTTTTGATTCCCGCACCATGGCTCAAACAAGCAGGTCTGGACTTTTTGCCGCACAAGTATTGGGCTGTCGCGCTACCTGTCCTTGTGTGTGTCATGTTGGCGTTTACAGCCTTCCTTATTTACCCAGCTCTCGGACTTGTTTTAACTCCCTCCATTGAAGAGCAAGAATCTTTTGTGAGTGATCAAGATTATCAAGACGACAGTCATGAAGAAAATCGGACTTTCCCTTCGCAGAGGTTTGTGCCCAACGCGGTGGTAAACAGAATTTTGTTTGGTGAACAATAAAACAAGATAATTCAATTCACTAagtagtattatttttttatttcaaacacttTATTCGCAAGTGTTAACAATTCcacattaattaaagagtgaagactaAACCTATGTCCAAGTCAAAACATTATGAGGAATAACTCATTACTTGGTAATATAATGTAATCAGGAAACCGTGGCTTTAGAAGACGCGTGGAACGTCCACGTTGTTTGGGTGGAACACGGACTGTAAAACAACAGGGTACTTCCAAGGGGTGCCTATGTACCTATAAACCtgtgaataataattacgaCTGCTACTGAATCCTAAAGATGGAATCGATAGATCGGCACTCTAACAGCATAGGTTTCCTAATTAAGCATTGAAATACTAAACAGTCAATGAGTAGTTTAAGCAGCAGCCCCCTCAGGAACCACTTTCTCCGTGTCCATCTTCTCCTCGCCTTCTtcctttttgtcctttttccCGTCACCACCTAAAtcgattttagttttaacGAAATCATTTAATCTCCAGTCCACCAATCTTACAAGGCTCATTCTCTCCCTCGGAGTCGTTGCCCTCGCCACTGCTGTTGTCCCTGCGGCGTTTGCGGTTGAAGCGGCCGCGCTGGAACTTTGGAGGTGGCAGAGGCTCCATGCCCAAGACTTTGTGGATTTGACGGAACGCCAGCAGCCGCAAAGCTTGCTGCAATGGtttatattcatattttggtTGCATTGTGCGTTAGATAACTCACCTGAGCACTGGCAGTTATGTCCTCTCTCTGCTGCATCGTCAGACACCCTGCAGCGTCGGTTGGCTCCTTTTCACAGGGGTCCAACAACCCCGGCCCACCTGGCAAGATGATACCTGACGCCACTGCTTCCATCACACGCCTTAATGCATCACCAGGACTTTGAGGTTGTCCTGCACTACTTAACACCTTTTCACATAGAAGCTCAAGAGCctgaaattgaagaaatattgataataattttatcattccGCCAGAGTCGCTTGCTACAAGAGCACTCACCCAAGAGGGGAACGGATGCCACGTGGGAATTCGAGAGCAGAGATCCTTCAAAACGCGTATCACCATCACACAATGCTGAAGACCAGTTGCCCTAGCCTGAAAAAGTGGACTCATTACTTTGTGGTCCTCTTCAAGCTGCTAAACCAAATCTGTCCAGTGGCATGCAGATCTTAATTAGGAATTGATGAATTTACAATGCTTTGCTCTGCCTGTAGGGCTATGGCCAAATAAAAGTGTCAAAAGGTGAGTGTTCGCTGAGCAGTCAGCTTGGAAGGCATTGTCATTCCAtcagcttaaaatttatttacataaacCATTCACGATACTTCCTCAGGAagctgcaaacaaaattattgggCAATTTTCACGGAATTGTCTTTGCGGAGGATCATTCAACACTGTTTGTAACGTTGCGTTTCATTCGTCCCAAAAACTAGGCCATTTTGCAGAGTgagcttttattaaatttggacAACCTGCACTTTCTTTTGATTTGAACAAGAGAGGTTAAAAACTTTGAAGCCTCATGATCAGTCAGTAGTACCGGTGGACCCCTGCCTCGATTCCTTTAGAGCCCTTTTCGGCGCAGGGGCCAACTGAGGACAAATCAGAACTTCTCTTTTGGCTGCCTACTAGAACGCCATCAGTGCAACTTGGCCTCCTTGACTCACGCACGATTTGTCAGAGGAGTTGCTGATGGGTGTCAATTTGATTGGCAAAGCATAGCAAAGACATCAACTCACAAGAAAAGTTCTGATGGACACACCGCTCGGATTGAAAGAGAAGCATGCattactttgaaatttcaaccatctggcagaaaaagaaaattacactAATCTATGATTTGTCCGTGTTGAAAGTTAAGTGCCAGACACAAGGCTGCAAAGTATTTGAATAGTCTTCGCATaggagagtaaaaaatgtataaaacaGATAATTCCGTGCAAACCTGGAACCACTTGGCATGCCTCAGCGCTGCAAGGGCTTCTAAGCATTGCTGCTTGTCCAAGAGATTCCCTACCGGCCGGCTCGCTGCCTCGACAGGCTCTGAACGAGGGAGCGGACAGGTCGGTTAGTAACATAGTAAATATGCGTGTTCACACTACACCCCGTCAGCAGCCAAACCATGTCATCCTCGTCTCAAACCATGAGGCATAATGAATTGCTATTGGTTAGTCTCTTGCCTACATGGTAGAGAATTTGGAACCCATGACATTTTGGCAGCCGGTCTGGATGTAGAGTGCACTTTTACTTAGACTATAAAGGACAAAGTAGATTATTATGATTCTGGGAGGTAATACATAAGTATCCATGATCGGGAGCATGATTTCTGTGAAACAATTACCAGCTCCAGGACTGTCACCCACAGCCTCACGAACCACTGGAGAAGTAAGCATGATCTGCACAGTGATTTTTGGGTCATTCTTATTGTTGCGGACGTGAATAGAACTCTCTTGCGGATGAGCTGTCACCTCGTAAGCATCATCTGGAGAGCAGACACTCTGGagcaaacaattcaaaattggaTGATTTGTTGCTAAGTTAAAACCCTAGATAATACCTTCAGTTGAACCGGCAGCATTCCAGCGACTTGATTCAGTAAATTCACAGTGGGTTTGTCAGCACACAACACGACTAGGCAAACATTTGTATCTCCTTTGAGCAGCAACCCCTTGGCTAGAACGCCTACCCTCATCACACCCTTCAGAGTCCTTGTGTTCTGGGCACACTCTTCCTTACTGCGGTGGAAAGAAAACCTGGAATGCAaagaaaaggtaaaatattgaagaaaCACTTAACATCAATCTACACACATTGATCCATCCCGCCCGTCTTCCTTCTTAACCGCGGTAGCGTCTTCTGGCTTCTCAGATTTGATTTCGGTCTTCACAACATCCGCAGCAGGAGCAGGTGCAGCGGCGACGTCCGCAGGTCCCTGTGCATCGACCAGCTGATCGGACACCTGCTTCAGCGCCTTCTCTGTATGTGATACAATGCGCTGAACGGCCTGCAACTCTTCTTCAGTGGGATAGATCTCCTGGTGCTTGGCAGTCATGTGCCTATCGTCACTCGAGTCTGGACGTCTCATCTGGGGTGAGAAGAACtgaatgataaattaatttggtctcTCTTCTTTGCTGCGCTAGCACAACAACTTACCATCATGTGAGGTGGGGGACCGCCTGGAATGAACGGCGGCCTCATCGGAGGACCCCTGTGGTCCCTGCCCTGGCGCCAGAACCACTCCATTTCCTCCTCGTAACGCCTCCTCTCCTCCCAGAATATTCGCTCCTCCTCCTCGACCATGAGCCTCTCTTCGTCTCGGCGCCTGAAATATTCATCACGCAAATGCTGCCTGCGCATTTTCTCTTCTTGAAGTTTGCGCTGGCGAAGGGACGGTTTGATGTCCACGACTAAGTCAGGATTGACCTTTTTCTTATACTGCAAGCGGTGTCGACGACCTTTCATGTGCATTTCTTTAGCGTTTGGATCATTGAAACGGCACTCGCAGAGCTTGCAATTAAAACTGACAACTTTTCCTGTAAATATGGATATTAGGCTGGTGtaacaaactgaaaaaatgaaaataccaTCATTACCTTCATCGTTACGAATTTCTTCAATATAATCTTGTCCAACAGGCtgaatttctttctcttcaatttttgAGTCCTCAGATTTGCTAGTGTCTTCTTCCTCTTCCTTAGTGCCTGCaaatttagaatattataAAGCAAATGGTAATGTTTTAAGAAACACTTGAAtgagaaaacaataaaatcagtaAAGAAAATAAGGGAACAAGCTGTTTATATCACTGAATCGATCAAAGAGCTCGGTTTGTATCATCATATTAACCTTCAAAGAGAGGAATACATAATAAAACTAAATGAACAAACCTCCAGCAGCAGTGAAGTTGATCTTTGGAACAGTGGACGGTTTCTTTACTCCACTGGACACCTGTCCCGTTGTGCCCGCAGGTTTCAGAGCTGAGCTAGCAGTGGCTGTCGCAGTGCCAGGTTTGGTCCCCATAACCAAGGGCTCATTGGATGGAATAGGTTTGCCCAGCTTAGTGTGCAGCTTAACCACTTTCTGGTGCTTGACTCCTCTAATGTGAGCGGCATAAGCATCAGAACCTGTGCATGTCACGTCACACAGTTCGCATCTCAAAGCATTTCCGCCTCTGGTAGCTGTCCCTGTGCCTGCTTTCAACGCAGCTTCTTTCTTTTTGTGTTTCTGGCCCTCCAAATGTTCCCTGTATGTCTGCAAAATTTAAGTGGAGCCAAAATCAAATGACAAACCCACGCTGAGAAGCTGAGAAATGTTTAGTGTACCTGAGGTCCTGCACAACTGATCTTGCAAACATCACAGTAGTGCAGCTGCTGAGGTTTAGGCGGCTGCTTCGGTTTGTTGAGCTTTCCAGCCTGCCCTCCCAGGTTCCCTTTTTTGTACTGCCAAGTGTTCGCAACGCCGGTAGGAGGCTTGGCTTGAGCCTGTGTTTGCTGCTGGACGTACATGGTTGCTGCGTTGTAGAGCGCTGTGTCGTAGCCGGCATTATTGGGCTGTGCTGGGGGAGCGTAGCCAGCAGCATAGTTGCCAGCACCCTGGTTGTTGTAGCCCGCATTACTGTATGCGTTTGTGGCTTTCGGGGTAGTGGTTGGAGTCACTTGTCTAGTGGTCACGTTATAACTGCTGCTAGGAGTGCTAAACGCTGGCTTTGCAGCAGCTGTAATTGTACAAGTCTCGTTGAAATTCTAGCTTTTCTAGCATTACAGGcagcattatttgatttaatttctcagTCTAAAGTTTTAGGGAACTCTTTTCgtaatttcatgattttgttCAAAGAGCTAGGAGTAACATCATTGGAATACATTTTAACGCATTCAGATGAAACTGGACTATACCTTGGTAATGAGTTTCAGTGCCTGAGTAAGTACCAGAGGCGGTGGCTGCAACCGCTGGCTGCTGGTAGTAAGTCTTGGAACCATCGTAAGCAGGGGCAGTGGATTGAGCAGGTCGGCCGTAGCCATAATCATAGGTAGTCCCAGCCGCTGCTGTGCCGCCGGCGACTATGCAGGTAAACCATCCAGGATTTTTACAGctgaattattatatttaccaTAGGTGCCAGGAGCTGTGTGAGTGGTGGCTGCTTGGTAGGCACTTTCGTAGCCAGTGGTGGCGGCCCTCTGGGTCTGATAGGTTGTTGGAGCACCTGAGGCTGGCGTCACCGCATACCCTGTCTGGGACGCTGCAGCCGCTGCTTGATATGCAGCCGCACCTGTTGTTCTGGAATTTCCAATCAAAAGAGAAACTTATCGAGAAATCGATTTCAATGAACTCAAAATGTTTGTATATTTGCATGTAAAtctaaacaataattaacaattacatatacatattcaataaatttgttatttattaatggaACTTTGAGTTAAACGAAggaccattttttaaagttcctTTTCCATCATTGTCTTCCTTGCTGGGAATTAACCATAAGAAGATCATGTTGCCATCATAAATAATGTGCAAAACTATTTTATCTTCTGTTCCTACtcaaatattatattagaTATACGTATCTCCCATAGTTctgcttaaaattataaactatACACAACTTAAGTGCAAACTACGCGAAATTTTACCAGTTTTCAAGCATGATAAATAAGCGAAAGCTAGTAAGTCTGTCCTTAAGCGAAAGCTAACACATTATGGCGAAGATCAGCAGCTCTATTAGattagataattaattatggaATTGCGACGATCAAAGGGATAAAAGCATCATGGTAGCGGAAAAATTACGCGTAGTTCAATagccaaacgcgaatttccctgttgcaagaaaagggcatcaattcgacagtgaaaatatGGATGTTTGTTCAGCGATGCGCAATTTCCGCGCTACCAGAACGAAAGGCAAACAATTATTTGGCTGTAATAGTGCGTTATTGCTTAGTATGCGATTGCAACGATTTCAGGGTTTTAAGAACAAGCTCAATGCACGAGACCCAGATACAGAAGAATGTAATATAATTTCCACTCAATTTATGATATACATATAGGAGCTTGAAAAagacatgaaaatttaacttgtttattcaaattcggTCCTAGCTAATACTGCGAATAGTTTACCAATCTACTTCATTTTGTTCTGATGAATAAATACGTGTATATCTGTAGGAAAAGGCAGAAGGttaagaaaatcaataatgcTTTTATGGGACGTTAATGTGGAATCGACTAGACGTGATTTTTCGCCGGGTGTTGTGCCGTGTAATTCGCTTTCGTAGAACATTATTTATACTTTAAAGTAAAGTTTAtctcttgaaatttcattctaATGCATTTTTACTTACCCGTATTGAGTTCCACCGTGAGtaaatccaaaataattgtttgtggCCATTCTGCACGCGCTTCCAGGGAATCGTGAAACAAGCGGCGAAATGGAAATGGTGAAATTTCAAGATGGTGGCCTATCCGACACGCATGTGTGTTGGTCGCTTTGCAAAGAGGGGCGTGGTGTCGAAAATGATAACAACAAAAGAGCTGGAATGAGCGAGAGCCACAAGAGCCAGGAAAAGAGCGCTTCGCCCTTCAATCTCCGATCTGGATACGccacattgaaaaatacagATTATTAACGTTATTAACAAACTAAACCTGAGGTGCGACACTGAGCTTTAGCGACTGAACAATTTCACGGATCTTCATCGCAACCCATCGCAGCCCAAGACCTatcaacacaaaaaatttatttgggaaCAGCAGATTATTATCTAATTGGCCAGTGTCCAGAATCACACCATACATACACCAGTGATACATCttaaaacagaataaaatgaatatcTTACCTCACAAAAGGTACAATATACATGCGTGCACAATTAtctaaatattgttaaaatttctcaatgtCGCCAAACATGTTTTGGTTACAATTGCTTATCTCAATCTATAATTTATTAGCTTGATTACCAAAATGCATATATAtaccattttaaatataaatattgaatcTTTTTTACAGCTGGCATGTTCGGACTAAGAAGAATATTGCTCGAGTCAGAAAGGACGAAGCTAAAGCAGCAGAAGAGAAGAAAGAAGAACAAAGGCGAATCTTACTAGCTGTAAGTTAAAAGAACTGAATATTTCTGGTAGCTCGTTTTACAAttcaaaatgctgaaaattagGAGCAAGAGGCGCGGACAGATGTTCTTCGATGTAGAGCCAGAGAGAGATATGATGGGCGTCCAGAGACGTCAGAAGATACTAACGAAGCTGCTTCAGCAACAAGTTTTAAACCTGCTCATGTCAACTTTTTTGAAGAGCTTGAAAGTGGCCCCTCAAAAACTTCAGGTTAGATCCAAcccaaagttaaaaaagtaaacaattatttaaactaacaCGTTTATTATGTTTCAGGTACAAATGCAGAGCATGAAAAGGAGGCCAAAGAAGAGCGtgaaaaatatgagaaaagTGTTGGATACTTGACTTATCTTGGTCAAGATACAGTCGAGACAACTGGAATAAAACCTTGGTATGATAAGAGGCCTGCAAGACTTGATGAAAGTGAACTGGATGAGAGCAGAAGCAGCAAGcgcaagaaaattgaagaggaCCCGCTGCGGATATTTGCTGCGTTCTCTGGAATCAAGAAGCCAGAATTCAAGGAAAGAGAGATTGAGTTCCGAAAACAGAATGACACcagtgtaattaaaaatacaatacatGCTGAGCTCGGTGTCAAAAAGGTGAAGAAGAATgtcaaggaggaaaaagaacGGCGTCTCaagaaaaaggagaaaaagagcaaaaagtcaaagaaggaaaagaagaaaagacgGCATTCAAAAGATGACGATAGTGACAGTCCCAAGGCCCAACCAGTTTCTATTGAGAAGCTTCGGGCAGAGCGACTGGCACGTGAGCAGGCTGAGAAAGCTAGAGCAGCTGCCTTGTTGGCCAAAATCAATGGAACACCTCTGCCTGAAGAGCCAAAGCCAAAGAAAGCTGAGACTAACCAAATCAAACAGAAATACAACTCCCAATTCAACCCACACATTGCTaggcaaaattttgaagagaCTGATCCCTGGAATAATCAACCATGGAACCGAAGATGACATTAAATACTGATATTTGAAAGAGAagcagcttttttatttctttattgtgCCTTTCAAGTTTTGGATTGGGTCCATGTGACCCAATGTTGCTATGTTTACACTAAAATCTAAGTTTAGACACAGAACACTTAGCAGAAAACGTGGGAGCGCCTGCGCTGGCGAAAAAAATAGCAGTGTGAAGTGTTAGGATgctgtcaaaattgaaattatgcaATCAAATTTGCAAAGTTCAAGTTTTCCTTCCTGCTTGGTAAGAACAAGAATATTAACTAATTTACTGATTTAACTTTAAAGTTGCAGCTTGAACGCGGGTCTATCATCAAGTAATGGTGTTGCTCCAAATTTTGACAACTCACAGCAGGCGTTCAAGTCAAAGTCGACGTTTGAGCTTATTAGGGCATGTTCTATACTGGCCCTATGCTCTAAGGATATTTTGGTTGACAATGCGCTGAaggtgcatttttttaacattaccTATATAGACAAAGGATAATTTCTTGCATGAAAACAGCTAATGAGAGCTGGCGAAATCTTCCTtgggaaaataatattcactCGCCTGATGGAAAAGACTTTCTATGGCCAATTTGTTGCTGGCGAAACAGGGCCAGCCGTCGTGAAGGcagctgaaaaattgaaaatacagGGGCTAAATTTGATGGTAGCTCCCGCACTGGAATCTGACCTTGGTGAAGGAACAGCCTCTGGGTATATTGAATTTGAACTGTCACATCAATATGTTtagtaatatatttatctacGATTACTAATTAAGGCTGCTAGACAAAAACCTCACTGAGTACTTGCAGCTCGCAGATTTGACATCAATAGGAAGTTTTAATGGCCCAACGACACCAGCGTGTCTACAAATGAAGATGACCGCTTTGGTGCCGATGGAAGTACTAATTCAACTcaccaatattttaaatgacagCGTAAGTATATACTCTTAAAACTCTGAAAAGAATTACAAAGCCTTGAAAAAAGACAGGTGAAAAGAAATTGGAGATTATCAGTTTATTGTCAAAATGCATGGAAGATATGGTAAGTCTAACCACCTTGAAAGGCTTGCCCAAAGAACTACAAGAGGAGCTACAATCTGCATGTCAGCGACTAAAACTACTTGGTATAATAAACAACAAATGTCGGAATTATTCAGCGCAATGTTGTACTTTCGCAGGAAGCAAAGGAAAAGAGGCGAAGATCAGGATAATGGTTGATATGGAATGGACTTATGTGAACCCAGCTTGCTCCGCTTTAGCATTGGCCATGATGAAGATTTATAACAGAATTACGCCAGCCATCTGTTCAACAGTGCAATGTTACTTAAAGGTTTTATACAAGGTGCACGTGCTGTCTCGGCTTAActaactttttaattcaggGAGCATTGGAAACATTAGAGTTTGAGAGACTGGCCGCATCTCGGTTTGGGGTCTGCTATGGGGCAAAGTTGGTGAGAGGAGCATATTTGGAGAAAGAGAAACAAGTTGCACCTCATCTGGTTTGCAACAGCTATGACGAcacaagcaaaaattatgagcggtaaattaatttattattaataaacacTCATAATGATATTCTGTAAATCAGGGTTATGATGAATGCGCTAAAAACGGCTCTTCAGAGCCAGCGTGgagctcattttatttttgttgcaactcACAATGAAGCAGTGATTAAAACAGCCATCAATTTTTTGCGGCAACAATGCACATCGAAACATCCCAATGTAGGGTTCGCTCAGATTTACGGAATGGCTGAAAACATATCTTTGCCTTTAGGTGagtaaatgacaaaaaaattcaaagagtattttatatttgggTGCTATTTATTCCCAACCATTTATTGAAAGAAGTTtggtaacaaaataaatttacagctCAAGCAAACTACCTGGTTTATAAATCAGTGGCTTTTGGCAGTTTGAATCAAGTTATTCCATACTTGGCAAGAAGGGCTGCCGAAAACAGGGCTATCATGAAAGGAGCGAGAAGAGAACGCGAGCTCATGATGAGTGAAATCAAAAGGAGGTTGTTCTACAAAATATAAACgacatgcaataaaattataacaaaatacTCTGCTATCATTCACACCTAATACTTTGAGTATAGCGAGTATAGTAGCAGTTTgatacaaattcattttattttaaagtaacTATGATTCATACGGTTATTGGTAACCCCTTAAAATTGAGtgaaagaaaagcaaaaatttggaatcatCTAAAAATGGTATGATTTGTGAAGAAGGCTTACTCTTCtcgaacaaaaataaaaatttattggatcCCACCAAGAATTAAGGGTCAGAAGAagacgtttaaaatataatattaatttgttcacTACATTCCAGCAAATGACAGCTGTGAGCACTGTGTTGAGTTCacacattcaattttaaagggTTGACCAAGGTTCACATGTAATCAGGGTTCTGgagattatttgttattttttttttgagaaaGATTGCTGTCAGTTTTGCTCTGCAAAACttactacaatttttttaaattttaactgtcagTATATTAACCATCATTAACCAACTCAGTTTCAACTACACAC
The nucleotide sequence above comes from Cloeon dipterum chromosome X, ieCloDipt1.1, whole genome shotgun sequence. Encoded proteins:
- the mRpS16 gene encoding small ribosomal subunit protein bS16m, translating into MAAKRIIHWRNVIKPASGGASYKDDSKKIIRFVRMGCANRPFFHIVVAEQRTDQHMPVIEQVGSYDPLPNERNQKLVAFNFERIQHWLARGVNLTDPVAELLGLSGYLPIHPRTYMTAWRNRIKAKEESKEKN
- the Tcs6 gene encoding uncharacterized protein Tcs6 isoform X2, which produces MTSSLVLTVPFASKREAEIVYDVLRVDEEPKRGGTKKTLKLIDSTIEVSFEAPEVRHLRVASNSFFEHLILVQETIKAFGPPKTEKYEHW
- the Tcs6 gene encoding uncharacterized protein Tcs6 isoform X1; the protein is MNFLIICRVLTVPFASKREAEIVYDVLRVDEEPKRGGTKKTLKLIDSTIEVSFEAPEVRHLRVASNSFFEHLILVQETIKAFGPPKTEKYEHW